The following are encoded together in the Sediminitomix flava genome:
- a CDS encoding sodium:solute symporter, with translation MKALDWIVLSSTLLFIVVYGIWKTRKQKDMKSYLLGDKDAKWFTVALSIMATQASAITFLSAPGQAFTDGMRFVQFYFGLPLAMIVLSAFVVPIYHKLNVFTAYEYLEKRFSVSARVGTAFLFLIQRGLAAGFTIFAPSLILSSLLGWDINLTNLIIGIIVIVYTVSGGTKAVSQTQKLQMFVIFVGMTIAGVMVVQMIPESVSFNNAMHLAGHLGRLNAVELEFDPSSKYNIWSGIIGGFFLAMSYFGTDQSQVQRYLTAKSIGQSRLGLLFNGMIKIPMQFLILFIGAMLYVFYIFQPAPLNFNKTLVNEVKSSEIGADYQAKELEYQEALGERQLQAIAFVDALEGNDLAAKENASAQLKESNQKAEDIRKEAKAMINENLPSLDTNDTNYIFLNFVTENLPAGLVGLLIAVIISASMSSTSSELNALASTTVVDLYKRLFKPEASEKHYLNASRFFTIAWGVLAIIFTFYANRLGSLIEAVNVLGSLVYGTILGIFTVAFFLKHIGSKEVLIGAVLSEAIIIYCFFFTDVPFLWYNVIGCLTVVGFSIVINKYLELSRKLEK, from the coding sequence ATGAAAGCCCTTGATTGGATTGTGCTTTCCAGCACCTTACTTTTTATCGTAGTCTATGGGATTTGGAAAACACGCAAGCAAAAAGACATGAAAAGCTATTTGCTTGGTGACAAAGATGCCAAATGGTTTACGGTAGCCCTTTCCATCATGGCTACGCAAGCCAGTGCCATCACATTTCTGTCTGCGCCAGGTCAAGCCTTTACAGACGGAATGCGATTCGTACAATTTTACTTTGGTTTGCCATTGGCCATGATTGTTCTTTCGGCTTTTGTCGTGCCGATTTATCATAAATTAAATGTCTTTACGGCTTACGAATACCTCGAAAAACGATTCAGTGTATCGGCAAGGGTCGGAACAGCATTTCTGTTTTTGATCCAAAGAGGATTAGCCGCAGGTTTTACCATTTTCGCTCCATCACTGATTCTTTCATCGCTGTTAGGATGGGATATCAATCTGACCAATCTCATTATCGGGATTATTGTGATTGTCTATACCGTATCGGGAGGTACAAAGGCAGTGAGTCAGACACAAAAGCTTCAGATGTTTGTGATCTTTGTCGGGATGACGATTGCTGGTGTGATGGTTGTACAGATGATTCCTGAAAGTGTGAGTTTCAATAATGCTATGCATTTGGCAGGTCATTTAGGCAGATTAAATGCGGTAGAATTGGAATTTGACCCTTCTAGCAAATACAACATTTGGTCGGGAATTATTGGAGGCTTCTTTCTTGCAATGTCTTATTTCGGAACAGACCAATCGCAAGTACAACGTTACTTGACTGCTAAATCAATTGGGCAAAGCCGTTTGGGATTACTTTTCAACGGTATGATTAAAATCCCTATGCAGTTCTTGATTCTCTTTATCGGAGCGATGTTGTATGTGTTCTATATCTTCCAACCAGCTCCATTAAACTTCAATAAGACTTTGGTAAATGAGGTGAAAAGCTCTGAGATTGGAGCCGATTACCAAGCTAAAGAGTTGGAGTACCAAGAAGCTTTAGGAGAAAGACAACTACAAGCAATCGCATTTGTCGATGCTTTGGAAGGAAATGATTTGGCGGCTAAAGAAAATGCTTCAGCACAGCTAAAAGAAAGCAACCAAAAAGCAGAAGATATCCGTAAGGAAGCGAAAGCAATGATCAATGAAAATTTGCCTAGCCTAGACACGAACGATACCAATTATATCTTCTTGAATTTTGTGACAGAAAATCTTCCTGCAGGTCTGGTAGGTTTGTTGATTGCTGTAATCATCTCAGCATCTATGTCATCAACTTCGTCTGAATTGAATGCACTTGCCTCAACAACTGTGGTTGATTTATACAAAAGATTATTCAAGCCAGAAGCATCTGAAAAGCATTACTTGAATGCCTCAAGATTTTTCACAATTGCATGGGGTGTTCTAGCCATTATTTTCACCTTCTATGCCAACCGATTGGGCTCTCTTATTGAGGCTGTAAATGTATTAGGTTCGTTGGTTTACGGTACAATTCTAGGAATCTTTACTGTAGCTTTCTTCCTAAAACATATTGGTAGTAAAGAAGTATTGATTGGAGCTGTACTTTCAGAAGCTATTATCATTTACTGTTTCTTCTTTACAGACGTACCATTCCTTTGGTACAATGTAATTGGCTGTCTGACTGTCGTAGGATTCAGCATTGTGATCAATAAGTATTTGGAATTAAGCAGAAAGCTAGAAAAATAG
- a CDS encoding bile acid:sodium symporter family protein produces MEKSFLSEVFLPLSLFIIMLGMGLSLVPSDFRRVLVYPKAVLIGMLNQMVLLPLIGFGLAIAFNLPAALAVGLVLLAVCPGGVTSNLFSHLSKGDTALSITLTAISSIMTIFTIPLVMNFALDYFQLVEGGKVIEMDIPKTLLQLVVITIVPVSLGMVIRNYKAEFALKMEKPVKILSAAFLALIVIGLLVKERENVLGFFQQVGLSALILNAGTMFLGFAIAFLFKLSRKQSVTISIETGIQNGTMAIVIATSILNSSEMAITPAVYSLIMFATGAVAVFLFNKGRNTDDVVAEEKSEAVL; encoded by the coding sequence ATGGAAAAGAGCTTTTTATCAGAGGTCTTCTTACCTCTATCACTCTTTATCATTATGCTAGGGATGGGACTGTCCTTAGTTCCGTCAGATTTTAGGAGAGTATTAGTCTATCCAAAGGCTGTACTCATCGGAATGCTCAATCAGATGGTTTTATTACCGCTAATTGGCTTTGGACTAGCCATTGCTTTTAATCTTCCAGCAGCATTGGCTGTAGGTTTGGTATTATTGGCGGTTTGTCCTGGAGGAGTAACATCTAATCTTTTCTCACATCTTTCAAAAGGAGATACAGCACTATCCATCACGCTTACGGCAATTAGTAGTATCATGACTATTTTCACGATTCCGTTGGTGATGAATTTCGCATTGGATTATTTCCAATTGGTTGAAGGAGGTAAAGTAATTGAAATGGATATCCCTAAGACTTTATTACAGCTTGTTGTGATTACGATCGTGCCTGTAAGCTTAGGAATGGTCATCCGAAATTATAAAGCCGAATTTGCGCTTAAAATGGAGAAACCTGTCAAAATTCTTTCAGCAGCCTTTCTAGCTTTGATCGTAATTGGGCTTTTGGTGAAGGAAAGAGAAAATGTACTGGGTTTCTTCCAACAGGTAGGGCTTTCAGCTTTGATTCTAAATGCAGGGACAATGTTCTTAGGTTTTGCGATTGCTTTTTTATTCAAGTTAAGCCGTAAGCAATCTGTGACAATTTCCATTGAAACAGGAATTCAGAATGGAACAATGGCTATTGTGATTGCAACTTCTATTTTGAATAGCTCAGAAATGGCAATTACACCAGCAGTTTACAGTTTGATTATGTTTGCGACCGGAGCTGTTGCCGTTTTCTTATTTAATAAAGGAAGAAATACAGATGATGTAGTTGCTGAAGAAAAATCAGAGGCTGTACTCTAA
- a CDS encoding ABC-F family ATP-binding cassette domain-containing protein gives MISTTNVSLSYGKRTLFDEVNIKFTSGNCYGVIGANGAGKSTFLKILSGEIDPNTGSVDISPGARMAVLSQNHFAFDEFTVLDTVIMGHKQLYGIMKEKDAIYAKPDFSEEDGIKASELEAEFAEMDGWNAESDAAALLSGLGIHEDYHYSLVSELNGSQKVRVLLAQALFGNPDILILDEPTNDLDAHTIMWLEDFLLDFKNTVIVVSHDRHFLDTVCTQIVDIDYAKLNLFTGNYSFWYESSQLASRQRAQQNKKAEEKKKELEQFVARFSANASKSKQATSRKKLLDKINLDEIKPSSRRYPGIIINQEREAGDQILHVHNLSAEADGKKLFGNIDLNVLRGDKIAVVSKDSLAITTFFKTLAGEMKPASGEFEWGVTIKNSYLPNDNTEYFTNDLNLVDWLRQYSPKEKDEAFIRGFLGKMLFSGEESLKKSSVLSGGEKVRCMFSKLMLEEPNFMLLDEPTNHLDLESIQALNKALEAYPGTMLLASHDHQILQTVANRIIEITPNGIIDKLVDFDTYLRDEEIQKQRAEMYS, from the coding sequence ATGATCTCAACCACCAATGTTTCTTTAAGCTACGGCAAAAGAACACTTTTCGATGAGGTAAATATAAAATTCACGTCAGGTAACTGTTATGGAGTAATCGGAGCCAATGGAGCCGGGAAATCCACTTTCCTAAAAATCCTTTCAGGCGAAATTGATCCTAATACAGGTTCGGTTGATATCTCTCCGGGTGCTCGTATGGCTGTTTTGAGTCAGAACCACTTTGCGTTCGACGAATTTACTGTATTGGATACAGTAATTATGGGACACAAGCAACTGTATGGCATCATGAAAGAAAAGGATGCGATCTATGCAAAACCAGATTTTTCTGAAGAAGATGGTATTAAAGCCTCTGAACTAGAAGCTGAATTTGCAGAGATGGATGGCTGGAACGCTGAAAGTGATGCTGCGGCATTATTGAGTGGTTTGGGTATTCATGAAGATTATCACTACAGCTTAGTAAGTGAACTTAATGGTAGCCAGAAAGTACGTGTGCTTTTGGCACAAGCACTATTTGGTAACCCAGACATCTTGATTCTTGATGAGCCTACCAACGACTTGGATGCACATACAATCATGTGGTTGGAAGACTTCTTGCTTGATTTCAAGAACACTGTAATCGTTGTCTCTCACGACCGTCACTTCTTAGATACGGTTTGTACACAAATCGTAGATATTGACTACGCTAAATTGAACCTATTCACAGGTAACTACTCATTCTGGTATGAGTCTAGTCAATTAGCTTCAAGACAGAGAGCTCAACAAAACAAGAAAGCAGAAGAGAAGAAAAAAGAATTGGAGCAATTCGTGGCTCGTTTCTCTGCCAACGCTTCAAAATCTAAGCAGGCAACTTCTCGTAAGAAGCTTTTGGATAAAATCAACTTGGATGAGATTAAGCCTTCAAGCCGTCGTTATCCTGGTATCATCATTAACCAAGAGCGTGAAGCTGGAGATCAAATTCTTCATGTACATAACCTAAGTGCTGAAGCTGACGGTAAAAAGCTTTTCGGTAACATCGACTTGAACGTACTTAGAGGAGATAAAATTGCGGTTGTTTCTAAAGACAGTTTAGCAATCACTACATTCTTCAAAACTTTAGCAGGTGAAATGAAACCAGCTTCAGGTGAGTTTGAGTGGGGTGTTACAATTAAGAACTCGTATCTGCCAAACGACAATACGGAGTACTTCACAAATGACTTGAACTTGGTTGACTGGTTACGTCAATATTCTCCAAAAGAGAAAGACGAAGCATTTATCCGTGGATTCTTGGGTAAAATGTTATTCTCTGGTGAAGAGTCGTTGAAGAAGTCTTCAGTTCTTTCTGGGGGTGAAAAAGTAAGATGTATGTTCTCTAAATTGATGTTGGAAGAACCTAACTTCATGCTATTAGACGAACCTACTAACCACTTGGACTTGGAATCTATTCAAGCATTGAACAAAGCTTTAGAGGCTTACCCTGGTACAATGCTTTTAGCTTCTCATGACCACCAAATCTTGCAAACAGTAGCGAACCGTATTATCGAGATTACTCCAAACGGAATTATCGATAAACTAGTAGACTTCGATACTTACTTGAGAGATGAAGAAATTCAAAAGCAACGTGCAGAAATGTATAGCTAA
- a CDS encoding uracil-xanthine permease family protein, translated as MTKDTTSLSNPKKLALGVQFMFVAFGATVLVPLLTGIDPAVALFTAGIGTLLFHLITKGNVPVFLGSSFAFIAPIQKGAELYGMSGAMAGIIAVGAVYTVMSAVIRFGGSKIIEKLFPPVVVGPVIMVIGLGLAPVGVGMAKDNWVMALVALFSAMISVLYGKGFLKLVPVFIGIVVGFLYGLVTGNVDFTPVVEAAWFQLPKFVMPTFDLNAIWFMLPVAVAPLIEHIGDMHAISAVAKKDFVKKPGLHRTLLGDGIATMFAGFMGGPPNTTYSEVTGAISLTKMTNPAILRISAVTAILFSLCGKLSAFLKVIPTPVLGGIMLLLFQMIATVGIKTLADKKGLMSSTRNQIIVGMILTAGIGGAVLEIGETHLSGIGLASIVGIVLNLILPEPREEKEERMKEEKKEEAAVIA; from the coding sequence ATGACTAAGGATACAACCTCACTAAGCAATCCTAAAAAGCTTGCGTTGGGCGTACAATTTATGTTTGTAGCATTTGGAGCTACAGTACTCGTTCCTCTTCTTACAGGTATTGACCCTGCAGTAGCCCTCTTTACGGCTGGTATTGGTACACTTCTTTTTCATTTGATTACTAAAGGCAATGTTCCTGTTTTCTTAGGCAGTAGCTTTGCCTTTATTGCTCCTATACAAAAGGGTGCTGAACTATACGGAATGTCTGGAGCCATGGCAGGTATTATAGCTGTTGGTGCTGTTTATACCGTAATGTCTGCTGTGATTCGTTTTGGAGGTTCAAAAATTATTGAGAAACTCTTCCCTCCTGTAGTTGTGGGACCTGTAATTATGGTTATTGGTCTAGGATTAGCTCCTGTAGGAGTTGGTATGGCAAAGGATAACTGGGTAATGGCACTTGTGGCACTTTTTTCAGCTATGATTAGTGTTTTGTATGGAAAAGGATTCTTGAAGCTTGTACCTGTATTTATCGGTATTGTCGTAGGGTTCTTGTACGGACTTGTTACGGGTAATGTTGATTTTACTCCTGTGGTAGAAGCTGCTTGGTTCCAATTGCCAAAATTTGTGATGCCTACATTCGACTTGAATGCTATTTGGTTTATGCTTCCTGTGGCTGTAGCTCCATTGATTGAACACATCGGGGATATGCATGCAATTAGTGCTGTAGCAAAGAAAGATTTTGTGAAAAAGCCAGGGCTTCACCGTACATTGTTAGGTGATGGTATTGCAACTATGTTTGCTGGGTTTATGGGAGGACCTCCAAATACTACATATTCTGAAGTAACAGGAGCGATTTCATTGACTAAAATGACAAATCCTGCTATCCTTCGTATTTCAGCTGTTACGGCTATTCTATTCTCACTTTGTGGGAAATTGAGTGCTTTCTTGAAAGTCATCCCTACACCTGTATTGGGTGGTATCATGCTTTTATTATTCCAAATGATTGCTACTGTAGGTATCAAGACTTTGGCTGATAAAAAAGGTTTGATGAGTAGTACAAGAAATCAGATCATTGTAGGTATGATCTTGACTGCTGGTATTGGTGGTGCTGTTTTAGAAATTGGAGAAACTCACCTTTCTGGTATTGGATTGGCAAGTATTGTAGGTATTGTTCTAAACCTAATCCTTCCAGAACCAAGAGAAGAGAAGGAAGAAAGAATGAAAGAAGAGAAAAAAGAAGAAGCAGCTGTAATTGCTTAA
- the tuf gene encoding elongation factor Tu, giving the protein MAKETFDRSKPHLNIGTIGHVDHGKTTLTAAISSVLASKGLAEQRDFSTIDNAPEEKERGITINTSHVEYQTENRHYAHVDCPGHADYVKNMVTGAAQMDGAILVVAATDGCMPQTKEHILLARQVGVPKIVVFLNKADMVDDEEMLELVEMEVAEELEDKGYDDCPIIKGSALGALNGEEKWVETVMELMNNVDEHIPLPERDVDKDFLMPVEDVFSITGRGTVATGRIEKGVANTGDEVQILGLGGELKSTITGVEMFRKILDRGEAGDNVGLLLRGIDKEQIKRGMVICKPGSVTPHKQFKGEIYVLSKEEGGRHTPFFKGYNPQFYFRTTDVTGTISLPDGVEMVMPGDNITITVDLLKEIAMEVGLRFAIREGGRTVGAGQVTEILD; this is encoded by the coding sequence ATGGCTAAAGAAACCTTTGACCGCTCGAAACCGCACTTGAACATCGGTACTATCGGTCACGTTGACCACGGTAAGACTACTTTGACTGCTGCGATTTCATCAGTATTGGCTTCAAAAGGTCTTGCAGAGCAAAGAGATTTCTCTACAATTGACAATGCTCCAGAAGAAAAAGAGCGTGGTATTACTATCAACACTTCTCACGTTGAGTACCAAACTGAAAACCGTCACTATGCACACGTTGACTGTCCAGGTCACGCCGATTACGTGAAAAACATGGTAACTGGTGCTGCTCAGATGGACGGTGCTATCCTAGTAGTTGCTGCTACTGACGGATGTATGCCTCAAACTAAAGAGCACATCCTTTTGGCTCGTCAGGTTGGTGTACCTAAGATTGTTGTTTTCTTGAACAAAGCCGATATGGTTGATGACGAGGAAATGCTAGAGCTAGTTGAAATGGAAGTTGCTGAAGAGCTTGAAGATAAAGGCTACGATGACTGTCCAATCATTAAAGGTTCTGCTCTTGGTGCATTGAACGGTGAAGAGAAGTGGGTAGAAACTGTAATGGAGCTTATGAACAACGTTGATGAGCACATTCCACTTCCTGAGCGTGATGTAGATAAAGACTTCTTGATGCCAGTTGAGGACGTATTCTCAATTACTGGTCGTGGTACTGTTGCTACAGGACGTATCGAGAAAGGTGTTGCTAACACTGGTGACGAAGTTCAAATCTTGGGTCTTGGTGGTGAGTTGAAATCAACTATCACTGGAGTTGAGATGTTCCGTAAGATCCTAGATAGAGGTGAGGCTGGTGATAACGTAGGTCTACTTCTTCGTGGTATCGACAAAGAGCAAATCAAGCGTGGTATGGTAATCTGTAAACCAGGTTCTGTAACTCCTCACAAACAATTCAAAGGTGAGATCTACGTACTTTCTAAAGAAGAAGGTGGACGTCACACTCCATTCTTCAAAGGTTACAACCCTCAGTTCTACTTCCGTACAACTGACGTAACAGGTACTATCTCTCTTCCTGACGGAGTTGAAATGGTAATGCCAGGTGATAACATCACTATTACTGTTGATCTTCTTAAGGAAATTGCAATGGAAGTTGGTCTTCGTTTTGCAATCCGTGAAGGTGGTAGAACAGTTGGTGCTGGTCAGGTTACTGAAATCCTTGACTAA
- the truA gene encoding tRNA pseudouridine(38-40) synthase TruA has translation MRYFIEVAYHGANYNGWQIQPEGETVQGKLNYVLSKLIRAEIAIMGSGRTDTGVHCRQQFAHFDLDKPLPFSKKDLLHKANVFLPDDIVIKSIHEVKPDVHARFTATDRVYHYHITSFKDPFGTGQEYLCPKPLDLPKMNEACKVLLELTDYEAFSKSKMSVKTFECDITEAYFKESEPGKYIFRIKANRFLRGMVRIIVGNLLQIGLGNLTAEEMRSIIIQKKRVHGRFLVPAQGLYLQEVHYPEGIWLEEPSDEKNY, from the coding sequence TTGAGGTATTTTATTGAGGTAGCCTATCATGGGGCTAATTATAATGGATGGCAGATTCAGCCAGAAGGAGAAACCGTACAAGGAAAGCTAAATTACGTTTTGAGTAAGCTTATTCGTGCGGAAATTGCAATAATGGGAAGTGGTCGTACCGATACAGGTGTACACTGTAGGCAACAGTTTGCCCATTTTGATTTGGATAAACCCCTTCCTTTTTCCAAAAAAGATTTATTACACAAGGCAAATGTATTTTTGCCAGATGATATAGTGATTAAAAGTATTCATGAAGTTAAGCCTGACGTCCATGCTCGTTTTACGGCTACAGATCGTGTTTACCATTATCACATTACTTCTTTTAAAGATCCTTTTGGTACAGGACAAGAATATTTATGTCCGAAGCCATTAGACTTACCAAAGATGAATGAGGCTTGTAAAGTCTTATTGGAGCTTACAGACTATGAAGCATTTAGTAAGAGCAAGATGAGTGTAAAAACCTTTGAATGTGATATTACAGAAGCTTACTTCAAAGAGTCTGAACCTGGGAAGTATATCTTTAGAATAAAAGCAAACCGATTCTTAAGAGGAATGGTACGTATAATAGTAGGAAATCTACTTCAGATAGGGCTAGGCAATCTAACTGCCGAAGAAATGCGTTCTATTATTATACAAAAGAAACGTGTCCATGGACGATTCTTAGTACCTGCTCAAGGCTTGTATTTGCAAGAAGTTCATTATCCTGAAGGAATTTGGTTAGAAGAACCTTCAGACGAAAAAAATTATTAA
- the rbfA gene encoding 30S ribosome-binding factor RbfA yields MDSKRQQKFSRLIQKDLGEIFQQNANKWFNGAFITVTQVSVTPDLAMAKVYLSFLMVKDNKAMLQEVKMLTKEIRSTLAQRIRKQARIIPDLVFYYDDTLEVSAQVDKLFEDLDIPPAPEEDEDDDTYKK; encoded by the coding sequence ATGGATAGTAAAAGACAGCAAAAATTCTCTCGTCTCATCCAAAAAGATCTTGGAGAGATCTTCCAACAGAATGCCAACAAATGGTTCAACGGTGCTTTCATTACGGTTACACAAGTGAGCGTAACACCAGACCTTGCTATGGCTAAAGTATATTTGAGCTTCTTGATGGTAAAAGACAACAAGGCGATGCTACAAGAAGTGAAGATGCTGACGAAAGAAATTAGAAGTACTTTGGCACAACGTATCCGTAAGCAAGCTCGTATCATTCCTGATTTGGTATTTTATTACGATGATACACTTGAGGTATCTGCTCAGGTTGATAAGCTTTTTGAAGACTTAGATATCCCTCCTGCTCCAGAAGAGGATGAAGACGACGATACGTACAAAAAATAA
- the ilvC gene encoding ketol-acid reductoisomerase — MANYFNSLPLREQLNQLGTCEFMDQSEFAEGVQALTGKKVVIVGCGAQGLNQGLNMRDSGLDVSFALRSSAIEEKRASWKNATDNGFAVGTYEELIPSADLVINLTPDKQHSNVVSAVMPLMKQNSALSYSHGFNIVEEGMQIREDITVIMVAPKCPGTEVREEYKRGFGVPTLIAVHPENDPEGKGWDYAKAYAAATGGHRAGVLKSSFVAEVKSDLMGEQTILCGLLQTGSILSFDKMVEKGIDAAYAAKLIQYGWETVTEALKHGGITGMMDRLSNPAKIKAFELAEELKTIMRPLFQKHQDDIMSGEFSSTMMADWANDDVKLLTWRAETGETNFEKTEVTAQEISEQEYFDNGLLMVAFVKSGVELAFETMVEAGIKDASAYYESLHETPLIANTIARKKLFEMNRVISDTAEYGCYLFDHACKPLLAEFMTKVDTDIIGKDFNAGKDNGVDNQKLIAVNDSIRNHPVEAIGKELRSAMTAMKAINTK, encoded by the coding sequence ATGGCAAATTATTTTAACTCACTGCCTCTAAGAGAGCAGCTAAATCAACTAGGTACTTGCGAATTCATGGATCAATCTGAATTTGCAGAAGGCGTACAAGCACTTACAGGTAAAAAAGTAGTTATCGTAGGATGTGGAGCTCAAGGTTTGAACCAAGGTTTGAACATGAGAGACTCTGGTTTAGATGTTTCTTTCGCTCTACGTTCATCAGCTATTGAAGAAAAGAGAGCTTCATGGAAAAATGCTACTGACAATGGTTTTGCAGTAGGTACTTATGAAGAACTTATTCCATCTGCTGATTTAGTTATCAATCTAACTCCAGATAAACAACATTCAAATGTAGTTTCAGCAGTAATGCCACTGATGAAACAAAATTCTGCACTTTCATATTCTCACGGATTCAACATTGTTGAAGAAGGAATGCAAATTCGTGAAGATATCACAGTAATCATGGTCGCGCCAAAATGTCCAGGTACTGAGGTTCGTGAAGAATATAAAAGAGGTTTTGGGGTACCGACTCTCATCGCTGTACACCCAGAAAATGACCCAGAAGGAAAAGGTTGGGATTATGCAAAAGCATATGCTGCTGCTACAGGTGGACACCGCGCAGGTGTATTGAAATCATCATTTGTAGCAGAAGTAAAATCTGACTTGATGGGTGAGCAAACTATTCTTTGTGGTTTGTTACAAACAGGTTCGATCTTGAGCTTTGACAAAATGGTCGAGAAAGGAATCGACGCTGCTTATGCTGCTAAATTGATCCAATACGGTTGGGAAACTGTAACTGAAGCCTTGAAACACGGAGGTATTACAGGTATGATGGATCGCCTTTCTAATCCTGCAAAAATAAAAGCATTCGAACTTGCTGAAGAACTTAAGACAATCATGCGTCCGTTGTTCCAAAAGCATCAAGATGATATCATGAGTGGAGAATTCTCTTCTACAATGATGGCAGATTGGGCTAATGACGATGTGAAACTTCTAACATGGAGAGCTGAAACTGGCGAAACAAACTTCGAAAAAACAGAAGTTACTGCACAAGAAATTTCTGAACAAGAATACTTTGACAACGGACTTTTGATGGTCGCTTTTGTGAAGTCAGGTGTAGAGCTTGCTTTTGAAACTATGGTAGAAGCAGGAATCAAAGATGCATCTGCATATTATGAGTCACTTCATGAAACTCCATTGATCGCTAACACGATTGCTCGTAAGAAACTATTCGAAATGAACCGAGTAATTTCTGATACAGCAGAATACGGATGTTACTTGTTCGATCATGCATGTAAGCCACTTTTGGCTGAGTTTATGACTAAAGTGGATACTGATATCATTGGTAAAGACTTTAATGCAGGAAAAGACAACGGAGTGGATAACCAAAAACTGATTGCTGTAAACGATAGCATCAGAAACCACCCAGTAGAAGCAATTGGTAAAGAATTGCGTTCTGCGATGACAGCTATGAAAGCCATCAACACAAAATAA
- a CDS encoding AraC family transcriptional regulator, translated as MKKEIPIYSIDQFSSHLSEGKPYQVEVFDANRHFEVQYPHRHDFFEVLFLTHGSGLHIIDNNEYEVKPPCIFFLSPGQAHKVELSKDIAGYIFLFTEEFYLLHKQNKNKLLELPFFFSVNRKNDPLYIKEKADLDFLVNLFERGCQLMSYPTDQFEIMNSLLDLVLNYCHQLYPQEVQSDGKGKGHLLVKRFRQLIEEKYQENPSIQQYADLLNVSPNHLTQVVKSVTGKTSNDLLKDRNVLEIKRLLLHTDMTATEIADHLNYNDQSYLTKFFKKTTGYTPLEYRRKH; from the coding sequence ATGAAAAAAGAGATACCTATATATAGTATAGATCAGTTTAGTTCACACCTTAGTGAAGGTAAGCCGTATCAGGTAGAAGTATTTGATGCCAATCGTCACTTTGAAGTGCAGTATCCTCACCGACATGATTTTTTTGAAGTACTCTTTCTTACTCATGGTTCAGGGCTTCATATTATTGATAATAATGAATACGAAGTAAAACCGCCTTGTATCTTTTTTCTAAGCCCGGGGCAAGCCCACAAAGTAGAATTGTCCAAAGACATAGCAGGCTATATCTTCCTTTTTACAGAGGAATTCTACCTACTTCACAAACAGAATAAGAATAAACTTCTGGAACTTCCATTCTTTTTTAGTGTAAACAGAAAGAATGACCCTTTATATATAAAAGAAAAAGCTGATTTAGATTTTCTAGTCAATTTATTTGAGAGAGGTTGTCAACTTATGTCATATCCAACAGATCAGTTTGAGATAATGAATTCATTGCTAGACCTTGTTTTGAATTACTGTCATCAGCTTTATCCTCAAGAGGTTCAGTCGGATGGGAAGGGTAAAGGACACCTGCTCGTAAAACGATTTCGTCAATTGATCGAGGAAAAGTACCAAGAAAATCCATCAATCCAACAATATGCTGATCTGCTTAATGTATCGCCCAATCATCTTACACAAGTAGTAAAGTCAGTGACAGGAAAGACTTCAAATGATTTGTTGAAAGATCGTAATGTGTTGGAAATAAAGCGTTTGTTACTGCATACTGACATGACAGCTACAGAGATTGCAGATCATTTAAATTATAATGATCAGTCCTATCTAACCAAGTTTTTTAAGAAGACTACGGGTTATACTCCATTGGAGTACCGAAGAAAGCATTGA
- a CDS encoding DUF6787 family protein, with protein sequence MHIWDKLKERWEVKSGWQVLLILITFACTGFSILEVKKWIYGLIGFPTDASVWLKILGFIFIVFPIYQIVLLFYGTIFGQFKFFWNFEKKMVYRMIGRKPPKKED encoded by the coding sequence ATGCATATTTGGGATAAATTGAAAGAGCGTTGGGAAGTAAAAAGTGGCTGGCAGGTATTACTCATTCTAATCACTTTTGCTTGTACAGGCTTTTCAATTCTTGAAGTCAAAAAGTGGATTTATGGACTCATCGGTTTTCCTACAGATGCTTCCGTATGGCTAAAAATCTTAGGCTTTATTTTTATTGTTTTCCCAATTTATCAAATCGTACTCTTGTTCTACGGGACTATTTTTGGGCAGTTTAAGTTCTTTTGGAACTTTGAGAAAAAGATGGTTTACCGTATGATTGGTCGTAAACCTCCTAAGAAAGAGGATTAA